One Anguilla rostrata isolate EN2019 chromosome 15, ASM1855537v3, whole genome shotgun sequence genomic window carries:
- the LOC135241119 gene encoding GTPase IMAP family member 9-like isoform X2 has product MEGSAELRIVLLGKTGAGKSSTGDSILRKPFKASCSGNSDTAKCKAATKTVDGRKITVIDTPGYFCTECPDKELKPEIAKCIIECSPGPHAFLIVLPVRRYTEEEKKAVEEIQKMFGEEALKYAVVLFTRGDQLDANMTIRKFVNKNSHLKTLVQKCGGRLLAIDNKHWNNPTKGHGDETRNAKEIQKLLNIIDKMVERNGGKHYTNEMLKNVTQVIEEETVKIRQGPGEQLPDSIVEAMAKEKVMERFLKQAAGVSTGVLIGALLGVGAVTVLLVCLTVKVCTSDGGTAAAAVAGAEGVVAAATGIGLGAAAGAAAGVIAGVAACVGAISGGITGAKAANTAESPIDAAEKAFHAVTEPAVKCVKDKIDKMIGKSVAKK; this is encoded by the exons ATGGAAG GGTCAGCTGAACTGAGGATTGTCCTGTTGGGTAAGACAGGAGCTGGGAAGAGTAGCACAGGCGACAGCATTCTCAGAAAGCCGTTCAAAGCTTCTTGTTCTGGAAACTCTGATACAGCTAAATGTAAGGCTGCAACCAAGACTGTTGATGGAAGGAAAATCACTGTGATTGACACACCAGGGTATTTTTGTACTGAGTGCCCTGATAAAGAGCTAAAACCTGAAATAGCCAAATGCATCATAGAGTGTTCCCCTGGACCTCACGCTTTTCTTATAGTGCTGCCTGTGAGGAGAtacacagaggaggagaagaaagcaGTGGaagaaattcagaaaatgtttggGGAGGAGGCTCTGAAGTACGCTGTTGTCCTGTTTACCCGTGGAGACCAGCTTGACGCCAATATGACCATCCGCaagtttgtgaataaaaatagcCACCTGAAAACACTTGTCCAAAAGTGTGGAGGCCGGCTTCTTGCCATCGATAACAAACACTGGAACAATCCCACTAAAGGCCACGGTGATGAGACAAGAAATGCCAAAGAAATCCAAAAGCTGCTGAACATAATTGATAAGATGGTGGAACGGAATGGAGGCAAGCACTACACCAACGAGATGTTAAAAAATGTGACACAGGTCATTGAAGAGGAAACGGTAAAAATTAGGCAAGGACCTGGAGAACAGTTACCCGATAGCATTGTCGAAGCTATGGCAAAAGAGAAAGTAATGGAAAGGTTTTTAAAACAGGCGGCAGGTGTGTCAACAGGGGTTCTGATCGGTGCATTGCTCGGTGTTGGTGCAGTTACGGTATTACTTGTATGTCTTACAGTAAAAGTGTGTACGTCAGATGGTGgtactgcagctgcagcagtggcCGGAGCAGAGGGTGTAGTTGCAGCAGCCACAGGGATAGGATTGGGAGCAGCAGCCGGTGCTGCAGCTGGAGTAATAGCTGGAGTAGCGGCCTGTGTGGGTGCGATTTCAGGGGGGATAACAGGGGCAAAAGCAGCAAATACAGCAGAGTCTCCCATAGACGCTGCAGAGAAAGCCTTCCATGCTGTAACAGAACCAGCAGTGAAATGTGTTAAGGACAAAATTGATAAAATGATTGGCAAAAGTGTTGCAAAAAAGTGA
- the LOC135241119 gene encoding GTPase IMAP family member 9-like isoform X4 encodes MEGSGDLRIVVVGKTGAGKSSTANSILGENLLRTSCCANSDTATCKAATTTVDGREITVVDTPGYFSTECTYENLKPEIARCIVECVPGPHAFLIVLPVGRHTEEQNKVVDEILKMFGEGALKYAVVLFTHGDQLDNDMTIQQFVDDNDHLKTLVQKCGSRLHVIDNKYWKNPTEGHDDERSNAAQMKKLMNTIDQMVRQNGGKHYTNEMLQAVEQATEVEMAKGKQEKRQKRA; translated from the exons ATGGAAG GGTCAGGTGATCTGAGGATTGTTGTGGTGGGTAAGACGGGAGCTGGGAAGAGCAGCACAGCCAACAGCATTCTGGGTGAGAACCTGCTCAGGACATCATGTTGTGCAAACTCTGATACAGCTACATGTAAGGCTGCAACCACCACTGTTGATGGGAGGGAAATCACTGTGGTTGACACACCAGGGTATTTTTCTACTGAGTGCACTTATGAGAATTTAAAACCTGAGATAGCCAGGTGCATCGTAGAGTGTGTTCCTGGACCTCACGCTTTTCTTATTGTGCTGCCTGTGGggagacacacagaggagcagaataAAGTAGTGGACGAGattctgaaaatgtttggggagggggctcTGAAGTACGCTGTTGTCCTGTTTACCCACGGAGACCAGCTTGATAATGACATGACCATCCAGCAGTTTGTGGATGATAATGACCATCTGAAAACACTTGTCCAAAAGTGTGGAAGCCGGCTTCATGTCATCGATAACAAATATTGGAAGAATCCCACTGAAGGCCACGATGATGAAAGAAGCAACGCTGCTCAAATGAAAAAGCTGATGAACACGATTGATCAGATGGTGAGGCAGAACGGAGGGAAGCACTACACCAATGAGATGCTCCAGGCTGTGGAACAAGCCACTGAAGTGGAAATGGCAAAGGGAAAACAAGAGAAAAGGCAAAAGAGAGcgtaa
- the LOC135241119 gene encoding GTPase IMAP family member 9-like isoform X3 — translation MEADLRIVLVGKRGAGKSSTANTILGEKLLKSSCGANSDTAKCKAATKTVNGRKITVVETPGYFSTECTDEELKLEIVKSIVECSPGPHAFLIVLPVRRHTEEENKVVEEILKMFGEEILKYAVVLFTHGDQLDDNMTIHKFVDENDHLKTLVQKCGHRFHVIDNKYWKNPSEGPDDERSNAAQIKKLMNTIDQMVKQNGGKHYTNEMFQAVAKATEEEMAKGNTREKAKHNVMKKFLKQAAGVSTGVLIGALLGVGAVTVLLVCLTVKVCTSDGGTAAAAVAGAEGVVAAATGIGLGAAAGAAAGVIAGVAACVGAISGGITGAKAANTAESPIDAAEKAFHAVTEPAVKCVKDKIDKMIGKSVAKK, via the exons ATGGAAG CTGATCTGAGGATTGTTCTGGTGGGTAAGAGAGGAGCTGGGAAGAGCAGCACAGCCAACACCATTCTCGGAGAGAAGCTGCTCAAATCGTCATGTGGTGCAAACTCGGATACAGCTAAATGTAAGGCTGCAACCAAGACTGTAAATGGGAGGAAAATCACTGTGGTTGAAACACCAGGGTATTTTTCTACTGAGTGCACTGATGAAGAGCTAAAACTTGAGATAGTCAAAAGCATCGTAGAGTGTTCCCCTGGACCTCACGCTTTTCTTATCGTGCTGCCTGTGAGGAGACATACAGAGGAGGAGAATAAAGTAGTGGAAGAGattctgaaaatgtttgggGAGGAGATTTTAAAGTACGCTGTTGTCCTGTTTACCCATGGAGACCAGCTTGACGACAACATGACCATCCATAAGTTTGTGGATGAAAACGACCACCTGAAAACACTTGTCCAAAAGTGTGGACACCGGTTTCATGTCATCGATAACAAATACTGGAAGAATCCCTCTGAAGGCCCCGATGATGAGAGAAGCAACGCTGCTCAAATCAAAAAGCTTATGAACACGATTGATCAGATGGTGAAGCAGAATGGAGGGAAGCACTACACCAATGAGATGTTCCAGGCTGTGGCAAAAGCCACTGAAGAGGAAATGGCAAAAGGAAATACCAGAGAAAAGGCAAAACACAATGTAATGAAAAA GTTTTTAAAACAGGCGGCAGGTGTGTCAACAGGGGTTCTGATCGGTGCATTGCTCGGTGTTGGTGCAGTTACGGTATTACTTGTATGTCTTACAGTAAAAGTGTGTACGTCAGATGGTGgtactgcagctgcagcagtggcCGGAGCAGAGGGTGTAGTTGCAGCAGCCACAGGGATAGGATTGGGAGCAGCAGCCGGTGCTGCAGCTGGAGTAATAGCTGGAGTAGCGGCCTGTGTGGGTGCGATTTCAGGGGGGATAACAGGGGCAAAAGCAGCAAATACAGCAGAGTCTCCCATAGACGCTGCAGAGAAAGCCTTCCATGCTGTAACAGAACCAGCAGTGAAATGTGTTAAGGACAAAATTGATAAAATGATTGGCAAAAGTGTTGCAAAAAAGTGA
- the LOC135241119 gene encoding GTPase IMAP family member 9-like isoform X1, with product MAGMTGGSAELRIVLLGKTGAGKSSTGDSILRKPFKASCSGNSDTAKCKAATKTVDGRKITVIDTPGYFCTECPDKELKPEIAKCIIECSPGPHAFLIVLPVRRYTEEEKKAVEEIQKMFGEEALKYAVVLFTRGDQLDANMTIRKFVNKNSHLKTLVQKCGGRLLAIDNKHWNNPTKGHGDETRNAKEIQKLLNIIDKMVERNGGKHYTNEMLKNVTQVIEEETVKIRQGPGEQLPDSIVEAMAKEKVMERFLKQAAGVSTGVLIGALLGVGAVTVLLVCLTVKVCTSDGGTAAAAVAGAEGVVAAATGIGLGAAAGAAAGVIAGVAACVGAISGGITGAKAANTAESPIDAAEKAFHAVTEPAVKCVKDKIDKMIGKSVAKK from the exons ATGGCAGGTATGACGGGAG GGTCAGCTGAACTGAGGATTGTCCTGTTGGGTAAGACAGGAGCTGGGAAGAGTAGCACAGGCGACAGCATTCTCAGAAAGCCGTTCAAAGCTTCTTGTTCTGGAAACTCTGATACAGCTAAATGTAAGGCTGCAACCAAGACTGTTGATGGAAGGAAAATCACTGTGATTGACACACCAGGGTATTTTTGTACTGAGTGCCCTGATAAAGAGCTAAAACCTGAAATAGCCAAATGCATCATAGAGTGTTCCCCTGGACCTCACGCTTTTCTTATAGTGCTGCCTGTGAGGAGAtacacagaggaggagaagaaagcaGTGGaagaaattcagaaaatgtttggGGAGGAGGCTCTGAAGTACGCTGTTGTCCTGTTTACCCGTGGAGACCAGCTTGACGCCAATATGACCATCCGCaagtttgtgaataaaaatagcCACCTGAAAACACTTGTCCAAAAGTGTGGAGGCCGGCTTCTTGCCATCGATAACAAACACTGGAACAATCCCACTAAAGGCCACGGTGATGAGACAAGAAATGCCAAAGAAATCCAAAAGCTGCTGAACATAATTGATAAGATGGTGGAACGGAATGGAGGCAAGCACTACACCAACGAGATGTTAAAAAATGTGACACAGGTCATTGAAGAGGAAACGGTAAAAATTAGGCAAGGACCTGGAGAACAGTTACCCGATAGCATTGTCGAAGCTATGGCAAAAGAGAAAGTAATGGAAAGGTTTTTAAAACAGGCGGCAGGTGTGTCAACAGGGGTTCTGATCGGTGCATTGCTCGGTGTTGGTGCAGTTACGGTATTACTTGTATGTCTTACAGTAAAAGTGTGTACGTCAGATGGTGgtactgcagctgcagcagtggcCGGAGCAGAGGGTGTAGTTGCAGCAGCCACAGGGATAGGATTGGGAGCAGCAGCCGGTGCTGCAGCTGGAGTAATAGCTGGAGTAGCGGCCTGTGTGGGTGCGATTTCAGGGGGGATAACAGGGGCAAAAGCAGCAAATACAGCAGAGTCTCCCATAGACGCTGCAGAGAAAGCCTTCCATGCTGTAACAGAACCAGCAGTGAAATGTGTTAAGGACAAAATTGATAAAATGATTGGCAAAAGTGTTGCAAAAAAGTGA